A segment of the Bordetella flabilis genome:
TAGTTATCGACGAAGTCGCTGACGACCTTGACGCCGGCCACCTGCAGCGGCTCGATATAGCCGCGCAGTACGTTGAAGTGTCCCTTGGCGGAGGACTCGGGAATCAGATGCACCCGAGGCTCGATGACCGTCTTGCCCAGGCCTTGCGCGCGCAGGGCGCTTTCGACGGCTGCCAGGATTTCGGCGTCGGTGATGCCCAGCGCCTTGATGTCCGGGCCATTGAGATAAGTAATGTCGATGGACTGCATAGCGGACTCCGCGTTCATTGAATGGGTTTGATGCCGGCTGTCTTGACGATGTCCGCCCACTTGCGGCTCTCGTCGCGGATCATCGTGGCGAATGCCTCGGTGGTGGTATCGGCCGGTTCCACGCCCAGGTCTTCGAATTTCTTGCGCACCGCGTCCTGCTTGAGCACGGTGTTGATGTCCTGCTGCAGTTTGCTCAGGATGTCCTTTGGCGTCTTGGCCGGCGCGACGATGCCGTACCACGATGTCACGTCGAAGCCGGGATAGCCGCTTTCGGCCACGGTGGGTACGTCGGGGAGTTGCGGCAGGCGCCGGGGCCCGGCCACGGCCAGCGCGCGCAGCTTGCCGCTGCGTATGAAGGGCAGCACGGTGGATACGCCGGCGAACATCATGTCGACGTTGCCCGCCACCACATCGGTGACGGCCGGCGCCATGCCGTTGTAAGGGATGTGCATGAGGCTGACGTCGGCGGACTGGTTCAGCAGTTCGCCGGCCAGGTGCGCGCCCGTGCCCGCGCCCGGCGATGCGTAGTTGAGCTTGCCCGGCTTGCTCTTGGCATAGGCGACGAACTCCTTGAAGTCCCGCGCCGGCACGGCGGGATTGACCACGAGGATATTGGGGGAGGTGGCCACCAGTGTCACGGGCGCGAAGTCGCGTGCCGTATCGAAAGTCAGGTTGGTATAGAGCAGCGGGTTGACGGTGAGATTGCCCGCCGGCGCCAGGCCCAGGGTGTAGCCATCGGCGGGGGCGCGCGCGACCTGCGCCATCCCCAGGTTGCCGGAGGCTCCCGGCCGGTTCTCGATGACGACGGGCACGCCCCACATTTCATTGAGCTTTTGCCCCACGATGCGCGGCAGCGCATCGGCCACGCCACCGGCGCCGAAGGGCACGATGACCGTGATGGGCTTGGAGGGATAGGTCGTGTCGGCGGCGCGGGCCGGTGCCGACGTGGACAGGACCGCGGCGGCCGCGGCGGCCATGGCAAGACGGATGCTCAGAGACGGTTTCATGGAATTCCCCTTGTATGTGTCTACTGCTGCTGCTGACGCCGCGCAATGCGGCGGATCCGGAAAGGTGTCAGAACCGCCCCTGCGCGCGTTCTCTGCGCGCGCTCGGGTGGCTGGTCCTGGGAGGGCGGCCTGGAAGCGTTGGGCGGGCCCTATGCGTTCGAGCTGTGCGGCGCGTCGAGCATCGGCAGGTCCAGGCCGGCATCGCGGGCGCAGCGCACCGCCTGTTCATAGCCGGCGTCCGCATGGCGCATCACGCCGGTAGCCGGGTCGTTGTGCAGCACGCGGCCGATGCGGCGCGCGGCTTCGTCGGTGCCGTCGCACACGATGACCACGCCGGCATGCTGCGAAAAACCCATGCCCACGCCACCGCCGTGGTGCAGCGATACCCAGGTTGCACCCCCCGCCGTATTCAGCAGCGCGTTCAACAAAGGCCAGTCCGATACGGCATCGGAGCCGTCGCGCATGGATTCGGTTTCGCGGTTGGGGCTGGCTACCGAGCCCGAGTCCAGGTGGTCGCGCCCGATGACGATCGGCGCGCTCAATTCGCCGGTGCGCACCATTTCGTTGAAGGCCAGGCCCAGCCTGGCCCGGTCGCGCACGCCTACCCAGCAGATGCGTGCCGGCAAGCCCTGGAAGGCGATGCGTTCGCGCGCCATGTCGAGCCAGTTGTGCAGGTGCTTGTCATCCGGGATCAGTTCCTTGACCTTGGCGTCCGTCTTGTAGATATCTTCCGGATCTCCGGACAGGGCGACCCAGCGGAACGGCCCGATACCCTCGCAGAACAATGGCCGGATGTAGGCCGGCACGAAGCCCGGAAAGTCGAAGGCGTTCTCGACACCCATCTCCAGGGCCATCTGGCGGATGTTGTTGCCGTAGTCCAGCGTGGCGGCGCCACGCTGCTGCAAGGCCAGCATGGCGCGGACGTGGCCGGCCATCGACTGCTTCGCGGCGAGGATTACGCCGGCCGGATCGGACACCCGGCGCGCCTGCCATTCCTCCATGGTCCAGCCTTGCGGCAGATATCCGTTGAGCGGATCGTGCGCCGACGTCTGGTCGGTCACGCAATCCGGCGTGATGCCGCGTTCCACGAGTTCCGCCAGCACGTCCGCGGCATTGCCCAGCAGGCCGATGGATACAGGCCGTCCCTCCGCACGCGATCGTTCCAGCCGTTGCAGCGCCTCGTCCAGCGAGTTCGCCTTGACGTCGATGTACCGCGTGCGCAGCCGGAAGTCGATGCGGGATTCGTCGCATTCCACCGCGATCATGCTGAACCCCGCCATGGTGGCGGCCAGCGGTTGCGCGCCGCCCATGCCGCCCAATCCCGCCGTGAGGATCCAACGTCCCTTGGGATCGCCACCGAAATGACGATCGGCCACCGAGAAAAAGGTCTCGTAGGTGCCCTGCACGATGCCCTGCGAGCCGATGTAGATCCAGCTGCCGGCCGTCATCTGGCCGTACATCATCAGGCCCTTGCGGTCGAGCTCGTGGAAATGTTCCCAGGTCGCCCAGTGCGGCACCAGATTGGAATTGGCCAGCAGCACGCGCGGGGCGTCGGCATGCGTCCTGAAGACGCCCACCGGTTTGCCGGACTGGATCAACAGGGTTTCATCGGCCTCCAGCCGCCGCAGCACCTCGAGAATCCTATCGTACGAAGGCCAGTCGCGCGCGGCGCGACCGATGCCGCCGTAGACCACGAGTTGCTCCGGATGCTCGGCGACTTCCGGGTCCAGGTTGTTCTGGATCATGCGGTAGGCGGCTTCGATCAGCCAGTTCTTGCAGGTCAGCGTGCTGCCACGAGGGGCGCGGATGGCGCGCGACGGGTCGAGGCGGGAAGAAGGCGATGAAGTCATGATGCGGAATCTCCAGAAGACTTGGCGGGAGCGGGGCGCGCGGGTACGGTGGCGTGGCCGCTGAGGCGGTAGCGGTCGCCGGGATGGATCAGGCGGGCGAAGGTCACGACGTCCGGGCCGGCCCAGGTGCGTCGCAGCACCTGCAGGCAGGCCTGCGGGGTATTCAGGCCCAGCCATTGGGCGACGCGCGCATCGGGCAGGATGGCCTCGATGGTGTGCTCGACGGCGGTCAGGGGCGCGACGCGGCTCAGGTAGGCGTTCGGCGTTTCGGCGCTGAAGTCCTGCGCCATGTAGTCAGGGGCCGTGCGCGGGTTCACATAGCGGTCCTCCAACTGCACCGGCACGTCGTTGTCCAGATGCAGGATCAGCGAGTGATAGACGGACTTGTCCATGCCCAGTTCCAGGGACGCGGCGATCGTGTCGGGCGCGGTGGTGCGTTCCAGGCGCAGCACCCGGGCGGCGTAGCGATGGCCGCGCTGCGCGATTTCCTCGGCGATGTTGCGGACCTCCAGCACGGGCAGGGTGGCCTTTTGTTCGGCCACGAACGTGCCCAGCCCCTGGCTGCGGACCAGGACGCCTTCCTGGGTCAGTTCCAGGATGGCGCGGCGCGCGGTCATGCGCGAGACTTCGAACTGGGCGGCAAGCTGGTTCTCCGACGGCACCTGTTCGTTCACCGCCCAGCGTCCCGCGCCGATCTGCTGCACGATGTGCTGCTTGATGCGGACGTAGGGCGGAAGCGGCAGCGCGCGCTGGGGGGTGGCCATGGTTTCCATTCGCCGGCGTGGGGCCGGAATAGTTGTGTATGGCAGAAATCTAGCTTGAATATACAAGTATAGTCAAGTACATTGCGTACCTCGGACCTCGATACTCAGGGATACCCCCATGACCCACGGCGCGCACGGTTTGGACGGCGGTATTTGGATACGCAATGCCAGGGTGGCCAGCTTCGACCCGTCCTGCGACGGGCCGTATGGCGTCCGGCAGGACGCCGACGCGCTCGCGGTGCGGGACGGCCGCATTACGTGGATCGGCCGCGATCGCGACGCACCCGCCGACGTTCGCGCATTGCCTGCGCTGGACGCCCATGGGCAATGGATCACGCCGGGACTGATCGATTGCCATACCCATCTGGTCTATGCGGGATCGCGAGCGCGCGAATTCGAGATGCGGCTGAATGGCGCCTCGTATGAGGACATCGCGCGGGCCGGCGGCGGCATTGTCTCGACGGTGCGCGCCACGCGCCAGGCCGGGGAGGCCGGTCTCGTGGAACAGGCCCTGCCGCGGCTGCGGGCGCTCATGCTGGAAGGGGTCACCACGGTGGAGATCAAGTCCGGCTATGGGCTGGACATGGACACGGAACTGGCCATGCTGCGCGCGGCGCGCACGCTGGAGCGGACGGTCCCCGTGACGGTACGCACGACGTTCCTGGCGGCCCATGCCGTGCCCCCCGAATACAGCGGCCGCGCCGACGCCTATATCGATTTCGTGTGTACGCAGGTACTGCCCGCCGCGGTGCGGCTGGGCCTGGTGGACGCGGTCGACGTTTTCCACGAGAACATCGGCTTCGACGCGGCCCAGGCCGAACGCATGCTGCAGGCCGCGGCCGCCTTCGGGCTGCCGGTCAAGCTGCACGCCGAGCAATTGAGCCTGTGCGGCGCCACCGCGCTGGGCGCCCGCTACCGGGCGATGTCCACGGATCACCTTGAACACCTCGATGAGGCGGGCGTGCAGGCCATGGCCGAGGCAGGCACGGTCGCCGTGTTGCTGCCGGGTGCGTTCTACTTTCTGCGCGATACGCACGTACCGCCGGTCGACCTTCTGCGCCGGCACGGCGTGCCGATAGCCGTGGCCACCGATTGCAATCCCGGGACCTCGCCATTCGCGTCGCTGCTGCTCATGTTGAATATGGCGTGCACCCTGTTCCGGCTGACGCCGGCAGAGGCCCTGAATGGCGTGACCCATGCCGCCGCGCGCGCGCTCGGCATCCACGATCAGGCCGGCTCGATTACGGTCGGCAAACGGGCCGATCTGGCTTTCTGGAATGTCGCCGAACTGGCCGAACTCTGCTACAGCTATGGAACGCATCGGCCCACGCGGGTGCTGCGCCATGGCGTGGAACGGGGCATGGCGCCAGGGGCCGCGGCGGCTCCGGCGTAGCGGTTCAGGCATCGCCCGCTCGTGGCGTACAGTCCGGGCGTCATGCCCGAGCTCCTCTCCCGTCGCGACATTGGAGCAACGTCCGGGCTTGTTCGGACAGCGTCAGGCAACGTCGGGCCATGGCCGCGGACCCGTGCGGGGGTATAGTACGGGGCCGCCGAGCGGGGCCGGCATGAACATCATGCCCTGCCGGATGCAGCAGCCCCGCCATATGCCTCACGCCATGGACAGTCCAGAAGCACCACCGTCCCGTCCTTCGACAGCGCCCACCCACGCCGACTCCCCTTACTGGCGGCGCAACCTCGCCATCTGCGTGTTCGGTTCGTTCACCACCATCGTGGGCATGACGCTGCTGCTGCCTTTCCTGCCGCTGTATGTCGAGCAGCTGGGGGTGACGGACCACGCGGCCATCGTGCAATGGTCCGGCGTGGCGTTCGGCGCCACCTTCTTCAGCGCGGCCCTGACCGCGCCGCTGTGGGGCCGCCTGGCCGATCGCTATGGGCGCAAACTGATGCTGATACGCGCCAGTCTGGGCATGTCCATCGCCATGTCGCTGATCGGCATGGCCGACAATGTCTGGCAACTGGTGGGCCTGCGCCTGCTGGCCGGCTTGCTGGGTGGCTATGCCTCCGGCTCCATGGTGTTGGTGGCGACCCAGACACCCAGGCACCGCACCGGCTGGGCCTTGGGCGTGCTGTCTTCCGGCATCATGGCGGGCAATCTGGCCGGCCCGCTGATCGGCGGCGCGCTGCCGCCCCTGATCGGCATCCGCGCGACCTTCTGGGCTTCGGGCGCGCTGATTTTCGTGGCGTTCCTGGTGACGGCATTCCTGATCAAGGAAGAGCGCCGGGTACGGCCCAAGGCCGCGGACAAGCCCAAGGTCGGCTGGTCGGCCGTGCCGGACAAGGGACCGCTGATGGCCATGCTGCTGACCGGTGCGCTCCTGATGCTGGCCAACATGTCCATCGAACCGATCATCACCGTGTACGTCGCCCAGTTCGCCGAGCCGGCCAATGTGACCATGGTTTCGGGGCTGGTCATGTCGGCCGCCGCGCTGGGCAGCATTCTGTCGGCGTCCCGCCTGGGACGGCTGGCCGACCGGATTGGCCACTGGAACGTCATCATCGGCTGCCTGGCGGTATCGGCCGTGCTATTGATTCCGCAGGCCTTCGTCACGCAAAGCTGGCAACTGGTGGCCTTGCGCTTCCTGATGGGGCTGGCGCTGGGCGGGCTGCTGCCTTGCATCGCCAGCGTGATCCGCCACAACGTGCCGGAGAACGTCGCCGGCGGCATGCTGGGCTACTCGACCTCGGCGCAATACGTCGGACAGGTGGTCGGTCCGATAGGCGGTGGATTCGTCGCCGGGCATTTCGGCATGCGGTCGGTGTTCCTCGGCACGTGCGTGCTGATGGCGCTGGGTGCGCTGTACAACCGCGTGGTGCTGGCCAGGCGCAGGCGCTAGGTCCGCGCGGCGGCCAGCTCCGCCCGGCCCGAAGACCCGACGCCAGGCAGCCAGGCCGGGCAGCCAGGTACAGCGAAGGCAATGCCAGCGGAGGCAATTCGGGAAGGCGAATCCACCGAAGCCGGCTCAAGCCAACGGCTTGAGTTCGCCCAGCACGGTGGGGATGAGTTCGGAGACGGTGGGGTGGATAGGCACTGCGCGTTGCAGCGTCGTGTAGGGGGACTTGCTCGCCATGATGTCCAGGATGCCGTGTATGGCTTCGTCGCCGCCCGTGCCGAGGATGGCGGCGCCCAGGATGGCCTTGGTATCCGCATCGACCACGACTTTCATAAAGCCTTCGGTCTCGCCTTTCTCGATGGCGCGGCCCACCCGGGTCATGGGGCGGACTCCGACCAGCGCCGGACGTCCGCTGGCCCGCACCGCGGCTTCGGTCATTCCCACGCGCCCCAACGGCGGGTCGATGTACAGGGCGTACCCCGGCAGGCGGTCGCTGACGCGCCGCGTGTCGCCGTCCAGCAGATTGGCGGCGACGATCTCGAAATCGTTGTAAGCGGTATGCGTGAACGCGCCGCGGCCATTGCAGTCGCCCATGGCCCAGATATTGGGCACATTGGTGCGCAGCGTATCGTCGACGACGATATAGCCGCGTTCGTCGGTATGCACGCCGGCCGCTTGCAGGTCCAGATCGTCCGTATTGGGCTCGCGCCCCACGGCCATCAGCACATGCGATCCCACGACGCGCCGGGCGTCCGGGCCCGGGGAAGTCTGCACCGCGATGCCCTCCGGATCCGGCGCGAACCGGATGCATTCGGCCTGCAGCAGGATACGTATGCCTTCCTTTTCCAGGATTTTGTGGATGGCGTCGGAGATGTCCGGGTCTTCGCGGGCGATCAGGCGCGGGCCTTTCTCGACGATGGTGACCTCGCTGCCGAAGCGACGGTACATCTGCGCGAACTCCAGGCCGATGTAGCTGCCGCCCACCACCACGAGATGGCGGGGCAGGACGTCGAGGTCCAGCAGGGTGGTGTTGGTCAAGAGCGGCACGTCGTGCACCCCCGGCATGTCGGGGATGCGCGCGCGGCCGCCCACGTTGATGAAGATGCGATCCGCGGACAGGGTCAGGCCGTCGACCTGGACGCGGTCCGGGCCGGTGAAGCGCGCATGGCCCTGGTAAACGGTGCAGCCCTCCATTCCGCGCAGCCAGCTTTCCACGTTGCCGCTGGCGCGCAGGACCACCGCATCCTTGCGCGCCTTCAGGCGGGCCACGTCCACCCCCACGTTGCCGTCCAGGGCCACGCCGAAATCCGCGGCGCGGCGGGCCAGGTGCGCCGCGTAGGCGCTGGCGACCAGCGTCTTCGTCGGCATGCAGCCCGTGTTCACGCAGGTGCCGCCGAACCGTTTGCGTTCGATCAGGGCGACACGCAGGCCGGCCTGTGTCAGCCGACCGGCCAGCGGCGGTCCGGCTTGCCCCGCGCCGATGATGATGGCGTCGAAATGCGCGCCTTGCGCGCCGCGCGCGGGGGACGCTGCGCCGGCCGGCACGCCACGGGTGTTGCCGTCTGTGGCCTCGTTATCCATAGGGAGTCTCCCGTTGCGGCGACGCGCATCGCCATCGGCTATTGATCGCGCTGGGGCCTGTCGGCCGGTCCGGCGCACGGATGTCCAGCCACGAGGGCTGCAGCGTAACGCAACTGTAAACGCTGTCGGCAGATTCGCGAAGCCCTCGCCGTTCATGGAACGACGGCGGCAAGCGCGGGCCGGCATCGCCACATGCGCGCATCTTTCAATGGCGAAAGCTATGTAAATTCCGGGCCGCGCCGCGTAAACATCGTTGAGTTGCGCGCCGTCATGTCGCAGGATGCCGCTGGGCTTTCAGCGGAAACACGCCGTAGCGGCCACAGAGCCGTCACCCATGACCTGGAGACATGCAACATGCTGGACGATACGAAGGGATTTTCGACCACTCGCCGCGCCATCCTGAAGGGGGCTGCGTCGCTGGCTGGCACGGGACTGCTGGGAGGCCTTGCGCCAGGGCGGGCGTCCGCCGCCGATCCGGTTGTCGAAACGACCCATGGCAAGGTCCGCGGCGTGGTGAATGAACGCGTACACGTGTTCAAGGGCGTGCGATACGGGGATACCACTGCAGGGGCCAACCGCTTCATGCCGCCCAGGCCGCCAGCAAAGTGGGCCGGCATCGTCGACGCGCAGGCGTGGGGCGCCTCCGCCCCGCAAGTCACCGCCAAGCCGGATCCCTTCAACGACTGGTATACCGCCACCCAGCCGCTCAGCGAGGATTGCCTGTTCCTGAACGTCTTCACCCCCGGCGTCCTCGGCAACGGCCGGCGTCCGGTCATGGTGTGGCTGCATGGCGGCGCCTGGACCAATTGCGCGGGCACGGCCCCCGGGTTCGACGGCACCGGCCTGGCGCGGGATGGCGGCGTCGTCGTGGTGACGGTCAACCATCGGTTGAACGTGTTCGGCTACGTCAGGCTCGATGACCCGGACGAGCGCTTCGCGGACGCGGGCAATACCGGCGTGCAGGACATGATCGCCGCCCTGCAGTGGGTCCGCGACAATGTGGCGCAGTTCGGCGGCGATCCCGGCAACGTGACGATATTCGGTCAATCGGGCGGCGCCGCGAAGGTGGTGGCCTTGATGGGAACGCCCAAGGCCAGCGGTCTGTTCCACAAGGCCATCGTGCAAAGCTGCTCCGGCGGCCGCCAGATCGACGGGCAGGAGGAAGCCGCGGTCCAGGCACGCGAGCTGGCCACGGTGCTGGGCTTGCCGAGGCTGACGGGCGCCGCCTTGCAGAACATCTCCATGGACGATCTGATCAAGGCCACCCGGGGCATCGCCGACCCGTTCCGGCCCGTGATCGACGGACGCACGTTCACCGCCGACCCGTTCTATCCCGCCGCACCGGCCATCTCGGCGCATATCCCGCTGTTGATCGGCAATGCCAATACCGAGATGACCTATTACCTGCAGGTCGACCCGCGTAATTTCGCGCTCGGGATGCCCGATGTGAAGCGCCGCATGGGACGCTTCCTGAAGCTGGACGCGGCACGGGTCGACCGATTGGTCGACGCGTACCGCGCCAGTTATCCCCGCTATACGCCGAGCGAACTGCTGACGACGATGTCGACCGACTATATCTTCAAGCGCAATACGCTCAAGGTCGCTTCCCTGCAGGCCGCGCACGCCGCCGCGCCGGTATACGCCTATGTGTTCGCGCGCGAAACGCCGATACGGGGCGGCGTCATCCATGCGCCGCATACCGAGGAAGTACCCTTCATTTTCGGTACCACGAGGGCGGCCGCCGCCATGTTGGGAACCGGCGGCGACATCGAACCGGTCAGGCGCATGATGACGGCGACGTGGACGGCGTTCGCCCGGCATGGCAACCCGAACAACTCCACGTTGCCGCAATGGACGCGGTTCCAGGATCCGGAGCGGCAGACCATGGTGCTGCAACGCCAGAGCCGCCTGGAGAAGGATCCCGGCGGACCGGCGCGGGCGGCGCTCGAGACGCTTCCGTACTACGAGTACAGCATGGAGCGCGGGAACGTGGTGAAGGGATAATGCGTGGCGGGGTAGCGGCGTGCCGACGCGCCCTCAGGCCGCGAACAGCGCGTGCTCGCCGCTGAAAACCTGGACCAGGTAGTCGACGACGGTCCTGACGGGCAAGTTCTTCCGGTCCTGCGGCCGGGTCAGCAGCCACATCTCGCGGGCCGGCGGCGCCGCGTCCAGTCGGCAAGGCCGCAGGGCCGCTTCCCTGCGGCCGATGTAGTGCGGCAAAAGCGCCAGTCCGACCCCCGACCGCGCCGCCGTCGCCTGTGCGACCTGGTTATTGGCCCGGAACGCGACACGGGCCTGCGGATACTGCCGCGCCAGCCATACCGCTTCGGGTACATAGGCATTCATCTCATCGAACGCAATGAGGACCGGCGGCGCGCCGTCTTCGATGGGCTGGCAGACCTCGGGCGTTCCGTAGAAGCCGTAGGCCATCAGGCCCAGCGGTTTGGCGATCACGTCTCCATCGGCCGGGCGTCCGAGGCGGATGGCGATGTCGGTCACGTGCCGTTCGAGGCTGACCGCGCGCACGTCCGATGCCAGGTCGATGTCCAGCCCCGGATGCTGACGGGGCAATTCCGCCAGTTTGTCGATGATGAAGCCCTGCGTCAGGGCGGGCGGGGCATTGACGCGAACCAGCCCCCTGGGTGAACCGTCGGACCCGCCCCGGCGCAGCGCCTGGACGGCCGTTTCCATTTCGCTGGCCGCGCCCAGCGTGCGGGTGCCCGCCGGCGTCAATACGTAGCCTTCCGGCCGCCGCTCGACCAGCTTTTCCCCCAGCGTCGCCTCCAGCGAGGCAATGCGCCGCGCGATCGTCGCATGGTTCACCGAAAGGGCCCGGGCCGCCGCAGACAGGCTGCCGTAACGGCCCAGCGCCAGGAAGACGCGGATGTCCTGCCAGTCCGGTTCTGTGCGTTTTTTCTCAGTCATTGAGAAAGGATAGCGACTTTCGCACAGCCCGTCACCGGCATACCTTACGTCGCAGGCCAACGCCACTTCTCTCACACATCTCGATCGAAAGGAAACACATCATGCGCAATCAACCAAAAGTCGCCATCGTCACCGGTGCCTCGCAGGGTCTGGGCGCCGGTATCGTGCAGGGCTTCCGCGATAACGGCTACGTGGTCGTCGCCAATTCGCGCAATATCGCACCGGGTGCGGACGCCGGTATCGTGGCGGTCCCGGGTGACATCGGCGACCGCGACGTCGCACGCCAGGTGGTGGCCGCGGCCATCGAACGCTACGGCCGGATCGACACGCTCATCAACAACGCCGGCGTCTACATCGGCAAGCCGTTCCCCGACTACACGGCCGAGGACTTCGAACAGGTGATGCACGTGAATGTCGCGGGGTTTTTCCACATCACGCAGTTCGCCCTGGCGCAGATGCTCAAGCAAAACCATGGCCATATCGTGCAGATCACGACCGCCTTGGTAAACCAGGCCATCGCGGGCATGCCGTCGGGCCTGGCCACGCTGACCAAGGGAGGGCTGGATTCGGTCACGCGCGGGTTGGCGATCGAGTACGCCCAGAGCGGTATCCGCGTGAACGCGGTCGCGCCCGGCATTATCAAGACACCCATGCACAAGGAGGAAACGCATGCCGTCCTGGACACGCTGCACCCCATGGGCCGGATGGGGGAAATCGCCGATATCGTCGATGCGGTGCTTTACCTGGAGCGCGCCAGTTTCGTGACCGGCGAGACCCTCAACGTCGACGGCGGCCAGCATGCCGGCCGCTGGTAATCCACCAAGGAGAGAACCATGCCATACGTCAATATCAAAGTGACACGGGAAGGGACCGCGCCGGGCGCCACGGCAACGACAGCGGAACAAAAGCGGGCGCTTATCAAAGGGGTGAGC
Coding sequences within it:
- a CDS encoding Bug family tripartite tricarboxylate transporter substrate binding protein; translated protein: MKPSLSIRLAMAAAAAAVLSTSAPARAADTTYPSKPITVIVPFGAGGVADALPRIVGQKLNEMWGVPVVIENRPGASGNLGMAQVARAPADGYTLGLAPAGNLTVNPLLYTNLTFDTARDFAPVTLVATSPNILVVNPAVPARDFKEFVAYAKSKPGKLNYASPGAGTGAHLAGELLNQSADVSLMHIPYNGMAPAVTDVVAGNVDMMFAGVSTVLPFIRSGKLRALAVAGPRRLPQLPDVPTVAESGYPGFDVTSWYGIVAPAKTPKDILSKLQQDINTVLKQDAVRKKFEDLGVEPADTTTEAFATMIRDESRKWADIVKTAGIKPIQ
- the hutU gene encoding urocanate hydratase → MTSSPSSRLDPSRAIRAPRGSTLTCKNWLIEAAYRMIQNNLDPEVAEHPEQLVVYGGIGRAARDWPSYDRILEVLRRLEADETLLIQSGKPVGVFRTHADAPRVLLANSNLVPHWATWEHFHELDRKGLMMYGQMTAGSWIYIGSQGIVQGTYETFFSVADRHFGGDPKGRWILTAGLGGMGGAQPLAATMAGFSMIAVECDESRIDFRLRTRYIDVKANSLDEALQRLERSRAEGRPVSIGLLGNAADVLAELVERGITPDCVTDQTSAHDPLNGYLPQGWTMEEWQARRVSDPAGVILAAKQSMAGHVRAMLALQQRGAATLDYGNNIRQMALEMGVENAFDFPGFVPAYIRPLFCEGIGPFRWVALSGDPEDIYKTDAKVKELIPDDKHLHNWLDMARERIAFQGLPARICWVGVRDRARLGLAFNEMVRTGELSAPIVIGRDHLDSGSVASPNRETESMRDGSDAVSDWPLLNALLNTAGGATWVSLHHGGGVGMGFSQHAGVVIVCDGTDEAARRIGRVLHNDPATGVMRHADAGYEQAVRCARDAGLDLPMLDAPHSSNA
- the hutC gene encoding histidine utilization repressor: MATPQRALPLPPYVRIKQHIVQQIGAGRWAVNEQVPSENQLAAQFEVSRMTARRAILELTQEGVLVRSQGLGTFVAEQKATLPVLEVRNIAEEIAQRGHRYAARVLRLERTTAPDTIAASLELGMDKSVYHSLILHLDNDVPVQLEDRYVNPRTAPDYMAQDFSAETPNAYLSRVAPLTAVEHTIEAILPDARVAQWLGLNTPQACLQVLRRTWAGPDVVTFARLIHPGDRYRLSGHATVPARPAPAKSSGDSAS
- the hutI gene encoding imidazolonepropionase, translating into MTHGAHGLDGGIWIRNARVASFDPSCDGPYGVRQDADALAVRDGRITWIGRDRDAPADVRALPALDAHGQWITPGLIDCHTHLVYAGSRAREFEMRLNGASYEDIARAGGGIVSTVRATRQAGEAGLVEQALPRLRALMLEGVTTVEIKSGYGLDMDTELAMLRAARTLERTVPVTVRTTFLAAHAVPPEYSGRADAYIDFVCTQVLPAAVRLGLVDAVDVFHENIGFDAAQAERMLQAAAAFGLPVKLHAEQLSLCGATALGARYRAMSTDHLEHLDEAGVQAMAEAGTVAVLLPGAFYFLRDTHVPPVDLLRRHGVPIAVATDCNPGTSPFASLLLMLNMACTLFRLTPAEALNGVTHAAARALGIHDQAGSITVGKRADLAFWNVAELAELCYSYGTHRPTRVLRHGVERGMAPGAAAAPA
- a CDS encoding MFS transporter — translated: MPHAMDSPEAPPSRPSTAPTHADSPYWRRNLAICVFGSFTTIVGMTLLLPFLPLYVEQLGVTDHAAIVQWSGVAFGATFFSAALTAPLWGRLADRYGRKLMLIRASLGMSIAMSLIGMADNVWQLVGLRLLAGLLGGYASGSMVLVATQTPRHRTGWALGVLSSGIMAGNLAGPLIGGALPPLIGIRATFWASGALIFVAFLVTAFLIKEERRVRPKAADKPKVGWSAVPDKGPLMAMLLTGALLMLANMSIEPIITVYVAQFAEPANVTMVSGLVMSAAALGSILSASRLGRLADRIGHWNVIIGCLAVSAVLLIPQAFVTQSWQLVALRFLMGLALGGLLPCIASVIRHNVPENVAGGMLGYSTSAQYVGQVVGPIGGGFVAGHFGMRSVFLGTCVLMALGALYNRVVLARRRR
- a CDS encoding FAD-containing oxidoreductase; protein product: MDNEATDGNTRGVPAGAASPARGAQGAHFDAIIIGAGQAGPPLAGRLTQAGLRVALIERKRFGGTCVNTGCMPTKTLVASAYAAHLARRAADFGVALDGNVGVDVARLKARKDAVVLRASGNVESWLRGMEGCTVYQGHARFTGPDRVQVDGLTLSADRIFINVGGRARIPDMPGVHDVPLLTNTTLLDLDVLPRHLVVVGGSYIGLEFAQMYRRFGSEVTIVEKGPRLIAREDPDISDAIHKILEKEGIRILLQAECIRFAPDPEGIAVQTSPGPDARRVVGSHVLMAVGREPNTDDLDLQAAGVHTDERGYIVVDDTLRTNVPNIWAMGDCNGRGAFTHTAYNDFEIVAANLLDGDTRRVSDRLPGYALYIDPPLGRVGMTEAAVRASGRPALVGVRPMTRVGRAIEKGETEGFMKVVVDADTKAILGAAILGTGGDEAIHGILDIMASKSPYTTLQRAVPIHPTVSELIPTVLGELKPLA
- a CDS encoding carboxylesterase/lipase family protein, translating into MLDDTKGFSTTRRAILKGAASLAGTGLLGGLAPGRASAADPVVETTHGKVRGVVNERVHVFKGVRYGDTTAGANRFMPPRPPAKWAGIVDAQAWGASAPQVTAKPDPFNDWYTATQPLSEDCLFLNVFTPGVLGNGRRPVMVWLHGGAWTNCAGTAPGFDGTGLARDGGVVVVTVNHRLNVFGYVRLDDPDERFADAGNTGVQDMIAALQWVRDNVAQFGGDPGNVTIFGQSGGAAKVVALMGTPKASGLFHKAIVQSCSGGRQIDGQEEAAVQARELATVLGLPRLTGAALQNISMDDLIKATRGIADPFRPVIDGRTFTADPFYPAAPAISAHIPLLIGNANTEMTYYLQVDPRNFALGMPDVKRRMGRFLKLDAARVDRLVDAYRASYPRYTPSELLTTMSTDYIFKRNTLKVASLQAAHAAAPVYAYVFARETPIRGGVIHAPHTEEVPFIFGTTRAAAAMLGTGGDIEPVRRMMTATWTAFARHGNPNNSTLPQWTRFQDPERQTMVLQRQSRLEKDPGGPARAALETLPYYEYSMERGNVVKG
- a CDS encoding LysR family transcriptional regulator; its protein translation is MTEKKRTEPDWQDIRVFLALGRYGSLSAAARALSVNHATIARRIASLEATLGEKLVERRPEGYVLTPAGTRTLGAASEMETAVQALRRGGSDGSPRGLVRVNAPPALTQGFIIDKLAELPRQHPGLDIDLASDVRAVSLERHVTDIAIRLGRPADGDVIAKPLGLMAYGFYGTPEVCQPIEDGAPPVLIAFDEMNAYVPEAVWLARQYPQARVAFRANNQVAQATAARSGVGLALLPHYIGRREAALRPCRLDAAPPAREMWLLTRPQDRKNLPVRTVVDYLVQVFSGEHALFAA